AAGACAAGTAACGAGCTCCAACGAGATGCAAGAACACACACAAAAACTTCACATTAATAATAATACTTACAAATTCGTTATGAAGCAACGTAGTACTCTTTTTCTCACGCAGTGGACAGAACTTCCAGCTCTGCCCACCAGAGAGCTGAAAGTTTCGGAATAGCATCGTCTGGTGACAATCCTGTGATCTCTCGTAACCTCCCGGTAACTTCCTTCATCGTCGGTCTCTGTTTCGGCTCTGTCCTTACACAGCTTTTGATCACTTCGCCTATACTCTCAATCTTCTCATCAAAACATTCCAGCGTTGGATCCACCATCTCCCTCAAAGTCATTCCTCTCAAGAAATCAGCTAGACCGGTATCTACCGAGTCACCTTTTCTAATAGACTCTGGGAGTTTCCCGGTCATCAACTCGAACAACAGCAAACCGAAGCTGTAGACGTTGTCTTCTTGGGTTGTGACTGAGATGTGCGTGTCTATGAGTGCATTGGTGCTGGTTTCTGTCTCTGATGGGCCTTTTAGGTAACCGAAATTGAAATCTGCGATTTTGACTGCGTAATCCTCTGTGAGTTGAACTGACGATGAGATAAGATTGCTGTGGACTATAGGTGGCTTGAGCCCGTGCATATGGTCAAGGCAATACGCTACACCCATTGATATTCTAAGCCGCATTATCCAGTCCAAGTGTTCTGATTCTTTATCTgcaaaataaaaagtaatattgTTAAGGAAAAGAGACACTTCATGTGAGTAAAGAGTTTTTTTTGCTTACAGTGTAAATGTTCAAAGACAGATCCGTTTGATGCATATTCAAAGACCAAGATCCTAGTGAAAGGGTCATCTTCTTCACAGTAACCGAGAAGGTTGACAAAGTTCTTGTGGTTTATCTTGGATAGCATTTCAATCTGAAATTATCAAAAGAACATAACAAGGATTAGACGATGACCCTTTTTAGAAAATAGAAGGGAACTGGTGGACAGTGAATACCTTTTTTCTGAACTGCATTTCAATGTTATTAGTCCATTCTTTGGCAGAAGCAGTAGCAACAGAAGCCACTGCTATTTCCACCCCAGTCGATAGTGTCCCTTTGAACAATGTACCAATAGGACAAGATCCAATGACATTACTGAAATCTTCACAAGCAGCTTCAATCTCAGATCGTTTCAGTTTTGGGACACCTGAGTAAGACAATCAGACAAGGTTTAACTTCAATATTCCAAAACAAACAATGCCACTTTACATAATGTATCAAGTGAGTAAGCAAATTGGATTACCAGTTATGAACACTTTCTGAAGCTGTCCACTAAGACCTGTACTCCAAGGATTCACAGATTTGCCAGCCTTACTTTTGAAAAAGAAGACACCAGTAGCTAAAAGAAGCAAAAACACAGCACCGCCTACGCAGCCAGCCACAACGGAAACCATGCTGCTTGAAGAACTTCTTCTTACACTAGGATTTTTTGAAAGAGGCACAGACGGAGGTGGAGCAGAAGAAACATGCAGGGCAGGTGGACTTTTCCGTGGTGGAGGCAATGCTGAAGATTTTCTGGTAGTACCTCTGTGAGAAGGAACAGAAGATGACGCTGGTGCAAGAGCTGCCACAGGAGGACGGTCCTTGTGCGTGTTCAAATGGGTGTAGGGGTTACGGAAACGGCCAAGTAATTTCCTGTGGAAACTAATGTCTCTcctagaaagaaagaaaaagagaccaAAGGTAAAATGAGTAAACACAGAGGAGATAGCAAAATGATTGactacaacttttttttgtacatAAGTTAAGATATAAGATTTAGAAAGAGTATAAGTTCACTCTCTAACAATCTAAAAGAATAGTGTTGAAGTTGTAGATCTACTATACCAACCAACTACATTGATATTGATTGCTCAACCAGAATTCATTTTTCAACACATGTTTCAACTTCCACATTCAAATCAATCAAGTTGCAGTGTAATATCTTCTTTATTTCTATATAACTAGGAAGTTCTGAGCTAGTAGCGAGACACAAACGATGTTAAATTAACTCTTCTTTCGAAAACAGACCCCTACAAACACGAATACCCTAGCTAATCCAAGAGATTTAGCCACTAAACCAAACTATTATTTGTTCAGTGCACACTAGATCTTAGACTAGCAGAAAATAAAACACCAAAACGCTTCATCATCAATAGAAGGTGTTACTCAGACGAACACATGGCAGATACTAAAACAAGCGAGTTTGCCTTCAAGATTAAAACTTAACTGAAAGcaatcacatattaaaaaaaaaatccaaaaagctGCTGTGACTTACAAATCAAAGGCGTCTCTATCATCAATCCGTAGATCTCTCGTCACACCTGAAAGAGGAGAGAAAACAAGTTTAATCAGCAACTCGCCTCGATTTATTAGGCAAGGTGAACAAAAATAGAAACGAGAACCGACTGTTACCTTCTTCGTTTCCCAGCGAAAAACACGAATCGAAGCTCAAAATCGCTAGAAGAAACAGTAGAGTACGCATTTGGAGCCTTAATCGAACATATTTCCAGTTCGTACTCATCGTCGtcacacccaaaaaaaaaacgagaagaCGACAGACAACTGGAAACAGGAATCAAGTGGCACGAAGTAAGCTAAGGAAGCTGAGAAAATCGAATCTcgatctgaagaagaagaagaagaaagctagCTAAGAGGTTGAGTTCGCATGGCtgatttgagagagagagagagagagagagagcagcagcagcagcaaacACGACTTttgaagatttttatttttttttctttggcaaaattaaaagtatttttaaagcGCGTGTCCCCGTGGTTTGGCCGATATTAAATAACTCCATAAAGGATGTAAGcaataacttcttcttgttgaCAAACACACaactcaaaataaataaaataaatcaacaataatttctttttttttcttctcatgaaatgattttttgttttaattatgtttAGCGATAATAGAGAATGAGATTAGCATTTATCGTTGTAAAGATTAATGTTTGATTCGCGGCATCTCTTTAAACGTGTAGGATAATGAcggtttatattatattaacttttagtgtataataaaaacaaacacaagACAACATGTAAAAATTAAGAGGAGAATCTATGGACCTAAAAGATGCCAGAGCTAAAAAGGATTCAAAAGAAGAGGCCAAAGCCACCCCACCACCGTCGATTAAGACTTTTGCCGTTAGCCTGtggaaatgtttttttctttctttttctgtatGTTGTTTACCAGAAAATGAGGGGAAAACCATATAATTACGAAAATGATGGTAGGGTCTACGTGCCACGtggttttttgttttggtgtgtGATGGATGATTGAAGTTGAATGATTGTGTTATTGTTATGGTCTTGTGGATTAATAatagtatttgaaaaaaaaaaatgtaataagtaCGTGGAGGAGTTTCTGACAAATTCAACGTGGAGGTTTTTGCTTCGCTGTTAGTTTCTTCGTTTTCAATCCAGCTCCGTTGCCATGTGGGTAGTATAGTCATGGATGTAATGGGAATACCCCCATTTTCTACaatatttgaagtttttctaATACACAAAATAGTAGTTTATAGAAGTGTCCCATGATTGTTGTTATCAACACCGCCCACGTTTTGTGGTGTTTatccaaataaaataaaggaaaatttaCACACAATCCATCTATGACTtgccgtcaaaaaaaaaaaaatctatctatgACTTATATGTTTACTCgtttgatgttgttttcttgGAGTCTTTACACGAACCAATGGTAATCCGAAACAGCTTCTAGGAAGGAAAAAAAATCCGGGCGAGTGGATAACAACCAATCTATGCATAAACACTACCATATTCaacaattacaaaactaatatgtatatattcatTGTTTCAAACAAAAACGCATATGTTCATGCATAGACTTTTACCACATTTTGACATTCATCAGTTTAACTACTGTCTTTGATGCATCCAATGCAACTATACGTTTCATGCATATGCTTGTTCGAGAGAGTGGATAGAAGAGGACCCAAAAAAGACTCCAAATATAACTTTGATCTTATATGACCATCTACTTGCAAGGGCATATAtatgaaaagtaaaaactaaataaaaaaaaaaccaatttttggaataaatctaaatataacaAGTATAGTATATAAGGTTGACTTAACGGGTTCGCCGTAATCTGAAAGCCATCGGAATTGATTGGGTGAAGAGAGACcaaatcataataaatattataatgttttgcAGTGCACCGCCATGTCCTGGCAATCTAACTTCATCTTACGTAATATGCTGTCTTTACGTTCACATGTTGACCTAATTCGTGATTCCCTTTGACCTCTAAactttgttttaacttttatttttgtttatttagaaaaaaaaacaagagtgcATGTTCGCTTCCATGTGAATGCGCATAAGACATGAACTTTCATAGTGACTgcgtttgaaattttttaaaagttgaaaTTGTAAAGGCCATGCATTCATCAATTTTGTCACTGGCTTATTAAGTGCTACAAACCATGCATATGGGAGCTCTGAATGGTCTAGGATCATCAACCATTGtcgtatataaatatatttgatactatatagtaaaatatttttcggACCATAGTAAAGTTTGTTACAAAGATCTGAAAACATTgaataattcttttaaaataatataaactatTGAAGTTGCAATCACACGTTAGCGTACATATACATGTTACGCTGTTTTTCCTTACGTCAGATCTTATTTGTTTCTTAAGTACCTCTAGGCTCTAGAATGGAATTTGATATGCATTCTTTCAAaaccttataaatattaaaataaactaaattctAAAAATTCTTAGATTTCTAAGATCACATATAACAAAAGTATACCCCATACATAGTACTAGTATGTTACTGAAAACAAAGCAATCAACAATGTCAGGTCATCATTTCCTAGTCATACTTTAAAAGTTTTAGTGATTAATAACATCAATATTCACTCATGTTCCTGAGCAAAATAACTTAGGCATCATGAGTGAATATTGATATTATTAATCACTAAACTTTTAATTAAAGTATGACCTGACATTGATGATTGCtttgttttcaattatttagcatcttagacaaaaaaaaatataaataataacttagcATCTTTAgattttataatgtttttcttatataacATTAAATCACGTACAAGAGAAAATGCACTTGCAATATGTGATCTTGCAAGGAACAGTCTCCAGTAACAAGAATTTTAAGcatatttaaattatcatagTTCTTCTTTAGTTTCGAGAAAATCCGCCCTCTCTCGAAGAATCTTCTGCCCCACATACCTACACAATTAACTCTCCAAGAATTATATATGTGATATTTAATAACTTGTGTGGATCATTTATGCGCAATTGTTTACCTTCCGAGCATCATGATCGTCGCTTGAGGATTAGTCCCCGGGGTCTTGAGAAATGTGGATGCATCGACGACTCTCAAAGCATCAACCCCTAATACTTTGTAATCATTGTCGACCACTTTTCCAACTTGACAACCTCCATGGTAATGATAAATAGTCATCACGGTATCTTTACAATATTGCTTCAAATCGAACAATGAATTTATGTGTCTTGGCCTCAGATTGATGGGAAGGGCAAGAATGAGATCCAACAATCCACGCCCGGTCACTCCAGGGAACTTGTACTTGGAGTAATTCTGCGAATTTATCACTTTAATTATAGTACTAAGTCCTTCAACACAGTTATTCAAATCCTCTGGTTCTTGGTAGTAGTTAAATGTCACTGAAGGGTTATCATCTGGATTCGTGTTCCGCAGCTCCAAGCGACCTCTCGAGATCGGTCCATACACTTTCTGAATCATCCCACCTGCTTGTGTTGTAATGTTGAATCGAAGATCCAATAATTTGAAAAAGTTTGAGAGGGTTTTGGTGGGAAGTTTTATCTGCATAAAACACCATACCAATTTTAACATATAGTCTTGTAAGTGGCAAAATTGTATAATGTGTTAATTGATTATATACCTCATTGAGAAGATTTATAACACCATCGAAGAAGTTATGCGTCAAACTAATAGAGAGGCTTAACCCACTCAAACCTTCAATGTAACTACCAAAATGAGGGATTCCAGCGACTTGGACAAGGGAAACTTCTACGGGTTCAGGAGAAGGGATGACGACGGCGTTCATCGGATTATCACCCATTCCTTGTCCGACCATGGGGTGATCTAGGATGACCGGA
The window above is part of the Brassica napus cultivar Da-Ae chromosome C8, Da-Ae, whole genome shotgun sequence genome. Proteins encoded here:
- the LOC106360816 gene encoding probable inactive receptor-like protein kinase At3g56050, which encodes MSTNWKYVRLRLQMRTLLFLLAILSFDSCFSLGNEEGVTRDLRIDDRDAFDLRDISFHRKLLGRFRNPYTHLNTHKDRPPVAALAPASSSVPSHRGTTRKSSALPPPRKSPPALHVSSAPPPSVPLSKNPSVRRSSSSSMVSVVAGCVGGAVFLLLLATGVFFFKSKAGKSVNPWSTGLSGQLQKVFITGVPKLKRSEIEAACEDFSNVIGSCPIGTLFKGTLSTGVEIAVASVATASAKEWTNNIEMQFRKKIEMLSKINHKNFVNLLGYCEEDDPFTRILVFEYASNGSVFEHLHYKESEHLDWIMRLRISMGVAYCLDHMHGLKPPIVHSNLISSSVQLTEDYAVKIADFNFGYLKGPSETETSTNALIDTHISVTTQEDNVYSFGLLLFELMTGKLPESIRKGDSVDTGLADFLRGMTLREMVDPTLECFDEKIESIGEVIKSCVRTEPKQRPTMKEVTGRLREITGLSPDDAIPKLSALWWAELEVLSTA